A single genomic interval of Gouania willdenowi chromosome 22, fGouWil2.1, whole genome shotgun sequence harbors:
- the LOC114456751 gene encoding splicing factor YJU2-like, which translates to MERLATKWSVLRGCTASECVRIYLTVARKWPLFGAKLFNAKTDPNNSDYTMEHGATQNFQPDELEEMKRIQQERDDEELNNPTKVLEHRTKDTKREMEVLENLQELKEVNQRQAQVDQEEMIAKYREMERRQKEREDEEDERELSQSQ; encoded by the exons ATGGAGCGTCTGGCCACTAAGTGGTCCGTGCTACGTGGGTGCACTGCATCCGAATGTGTGAGGATATATCTGACTGTGGCTCGAAAATGGCCTCTGTTTGGAGCCAAGCTGTTCAACGCTAAG ACTGACCCAAATAACTCAGACTACACCATGGAGCACGGTGCAACACAAAACTTCCAGCCTGATGAACTGGAGGAAATGAAAAGGATCCAGCAGGAGAGGGATGATGAGGAACTAAACAACCCCACGAAG GTGCTTGAACACAGAACAAAAGACACGAAACGGGAGATGGAGGTTCTGGAGAACCTGCAAGAGCTGAAGGAGGTGAACCAAAGGCAGGCTCAGGTGGACCAAGAGGAAATGATTGCCAAGTACAGAGAGATGGAACGGAGACAGAAGGAGAGGGAGGACGAAGAGGATGAGCGGGAATTAAG CCAATCACAATGA